TATCGAATTGGGCAGAAACGAATCGAACCGCTGCTGATTCGGCAGGTAACCGAAACTCGCAGGCAAACAGCCCAGCAAGCCCTGAAAAATATTGGTCGCGTTGACGTTCGCGGCCGCAGCGCTGGAGTTCGTGCAAGGAGCCGGCGAACCTCCGGTCCAGGCAAACTGCGGGGTGCCTGCGCCATCGGCAATAGCGGAGTTGAAGATGAGCGCCAGCAGCGGATGATCGTAGAAAATACCGTAACTGGTACGGACGACGGTTTTGCCGTTATTCCCGGGATCCCACGCCAGGCCGATACGCGGCGCAAAATTGTTGGTATCTTGCGGCACGCCTTTGACAATTCCCAGCGCGTTCTGCGCATTTTGCGAGATCGTGTTGACGGCCGGAAATGTCGGAGTCAGCTCGACGTCGTATCGCACGCCGTAATTCAGCGTCAGGTTCTGCCGGAGGCGCCACGAGTCCTGCACGAAGCTTGCATACGTTGTAACGCTGAAAGCCTGATGCGGATTGCCTATGCCCTGGATAAACACCTGGGGCACGCCCAGGCCATAAGCCTGCACCGGGCTGAAGCTCGGAACCGCCTGTCCGCCGAACGTTGAAGGCAATCCGAACGACCCCGGCGCCAATTGGCCGAAGTTATACACGCCCCCAAAGTTCACGGTGAAGTCGGCCGCCAGTGGAAGGTGGTTGATGTCGCCCCCGAATTTTACGGTGTGGTGTCCGTGCTGCCAGGACAAACTATCTGTGACCTGATACCGTTCCTCGGTCCGCCGGACATAACTGAACGGTTCGCGGCCGATAAAAGCGAACCCGGGAATGTTCACAGCGACATCGCCGCCATGCGGATCCGGCGAGAAGTTGTACAGCAGGCCGCGCCGGGCGTACTGGAAACGAAGCTCATAGACCTTCGACGGCGAGATCGTCCACAAATATTGGGCCGTGATGCTGGCGTCGCGGAACGTTTGCTGCGAGGTGCGGGAGAACGAATTCTGTCCGAAATTTTCGGAAGGACCTTGCGCATTCACCTGTATTCCCGTCACCGTGCTCGGGCTGGCGCCCCCGCGCAGCGTCAGCTGGTGCGAGTTGTCGAAATGGTGGTCCAGACGCAGCGAGTAAATACTGGTGCCTTCGAAGACGGGAAAGTTGCCGCGGTCGGAATTCAAGCTGCTGAATGAAGCGGGCAGCGGAGCGCAGACCGGCGTTTGCGGTGTACACGTGCTGGCAAACCCTTGCCGTCCTCCGAACGCGATCGGCTGTGTTCCGGTTGTCGCCACAGCAGACGATGCGCCCGCCAGAAAAAGGTACGAGCTCAGGAATTGATTTGCCGGATTCGTTGAAGGAAGCGCGAGGGCGGCGGCGTTTGCGCCGATGAAGGCCGCCTGATCCGGCGTCACCTGGAGTGTCCCGAGGCCCGGAAGCGACAGCGGCGTCAGACCGAAATTGGCGGCGCCGATGCTGGAAAATCCCGTTTCATGCCGGCGGGTGCTCTCGAACGAGAAAAAGTAGAACGTCTTATCCTTTTTGAGCGGACCGCTGAAGGTGAGACCGCTCTGCACCCGCGTGTATGCCGGATTCGGCACGGTTGAGAACGGATTCACTGCCTGGATATTGCGGTTGCGGAGATATCCGAAAGCCGTGCCGTGAATGGCGTTGCCCCCGGACCGCGTCACGATGTTCACCACGCCGCCGGATGCCCGGCCATATTCCGCCGCGTAACCGTTCGTGATGAGTTGAAATTCCTGCACCGCCTCCTGCGAAACCGTCGAACGCACGCCATTCACGGAGTTATCCGTCGCGTCCGCGCCATCCACGTTGACGAGATTGGCGCGCGCCCGCTGGCCGCCGATGTTCAATCCCGAGGTTGGAGCGGCGCCGATCGAGGGCGTCGTATCCCTGGCCGTCTGGGAGTTGGTCAATGTGAAATTGATGTAATTGCGGCCGTTGATCGGCAGGTTGTCGATGCGCAGCTCATCTACGGTTGTCGCCAGCGACGTCCGCTGGGTTTCGATGATCGAGGCGTCGGCGGTCACCGTGACCTCCGCATTTACGCCCGGCAGCTGGAGCGTGATCGGCAGGTTCGCCACCTGGCCGACCGTCACCGTGATGCCTCTACCCGTCAGCTTGCTGAAACCGGAAGCCTGAACGGATATCGTGTACTGGCCCGCCGGAACGAAAAGAAATCGGTACGTCCCGGATGCGTCGGAAACCACGCTCTGCTCAAACGCGCTGGCTTCCGAATGCAGCGTGATCATTGCACCCGGCACAACCCCGCCCTTTGGATCAAAGATGGTGCCGCTCAGCTGCCCGCCCGTCGACAGGGACTGTGCGAATGCAGGCAGGGTCAAGGTCAATATCAACAGCGACTTGGCGAGACAAGACCACAGTTTCATGAACTCTCCAATTGAATCGGATTAATTGCGGTCAACAACGTTCCCCGTATTGTAAAGTAAACGGGTGCCTTGGCTGTGGCAAAGGCAAAAATCGGAAAAACGCCCGCTGCAATGATTTCAATACAGATTACGAAAAGCACAAAGCCGGCAAACAAGCCCGACGAAACCGCGTTGGGATTCGGGCAGATCTTCACGGACCATTGGTTCCGCTGTGATTACCAGGAAGGAAAGGGCTGGCATGATGCCAGGGTCGAGCCCTATGGCGAACTGAGGCTCAATCCCGCCGCGGCGGTTCTTCACTATGCGCAGGAAGTTTTCGACGGGCTGAAAGGTTTTCGCGGCGTCGACGGCAAAATCCGTCTCTTCCGCCCGGATATGCACGTGCGGCGCCTGAATCGTTCCGCCGAACGCCTTTGCATGCCGCAGCTCGATCCGGAGCTGGCTCTGGCCTCGATCGAAAAGCTGGTCGATATCGATCGCGACTGGGTGCCTCACAATATCGGCACGGCCGTTTATATCCGTCCGACGATGGTGGCGACAGAAGCGTTTCTGGGAGTGCGGCCAGCCAAGTCCTACACCTATTTCGTGATTCTTTCTCCGGTCGGCGCCTACTATTCGACCGGGATGGCGCCGGTGCGTCTTCGCGTGGAAGAGCGCGACGTCCGGGCCGTCGAAGGCGGACTGGGTGGCGCGAAGGCCGGGGCCAACTATGCGGCAACGCTGCGGGCCGGCGAGCGGGCGAAACATGACGGCTTTGCGCAGGTGCTTTATCTGGACGGCATCCACCGGAGGTATCTCGAGGAAGTCGGCACCATGAACATCATGGTGAGAATCGGCGACCGGATCGTCACGCCTCCGCTCGGCGGAACAATTCTTGCCGGCGTCACACGCGATTCCGTTCTGTACTTGATGCGCTCCTGGGGCATGGACGTTGAGGAGCGGCAGATTTCCATCGACGAAGTCGTCGAAGCGCACCATCAAGGCGCGCTCAAAGAAGTATGGGGAACCGGCACGGCGGCCGTGATCTCTCCGGTCGGTGAGCTGGTGTACAAGGACTCGGCGCTCACCATTCACAACAATGCGACGGGTGAGCTGACGCAGCGCCTTTACGACGCAATCGTTCGAATCCAGTATGGACAGGCAGAGGCGCCAGCCGGCTGGATTGTCGAAGTCTGACCCGCGCTACATCTGCTTATCACACAGCTTGCCGAGCGTCGCGATGGCGCGCTCCATGGAATCATTGAGAGGATGGCCGCAGCTCAGCCGGATGTGGTTCCCGAACCGCTGCGTCGGCGAAAAGGTCATTCCGGGCACGATGCTGATCTTCTGTGACGCCGCGGCGCGAAACAGTTTCCACGAGTCGATCGCAGGTGGCAGCTCCACCCACAGCACGTGCCCTGCGGCAGGACGAGAGATTTTCGTTCCCTCCGGGAAGTACCTGGCCGCGGCCTGGCTGTGGCGTTGGACCTGCTGCGCGAGTGTCTGTCGAAGACTGCGCAAGTACCGGTCGTAGCCGCCGGAATCGATGAATTCCGCAATTGCCAGCTGCGGCAACGACGGCGATCCCAGCGTGTTGATGAATTTCAAGCGCCTGACTTCGTCGCGATAGCGGCCGCCTTCAATCCAGCCGATGCGAAAGCCGGGGGCAAGCACTTTCGAAAAAGAAGAACACAGGAGAACGAGCCCTTCGGAGTCAAATGCCTTTGCGGTCTTCGGGCGAGTGCCGTTGAAGGCCAGATCGCCGTAGATGTCGTCCTCAATCAGCGGAACGTTATGTCTGGTCAGCAGCGCCACCAGGTTCTTCTTGTATTCGTCATCCAGAATGAATCCGAGCGGATTGTGGCCATTCGCAATCGTGACGCACGCTCGCACCGAATGCTTCCGGATAGCGCGGGAGAGCGCATCCAGGTCCATGCCCGTCCGGGGATGCGTCGGTATTTCGATCGCCTTCATTCCGAGCGATTCGATGATGTGCAGGATCCCGAAGTACGTCGGGCTCTCGATCGCCAGCACCTCGCCGGGACGGGCGACGGCGCGCATCGCCAGATTCAAGGCCTCCATCCCGCCACAGGTAATGATCACGTCATTGGGAGAAAAGGTGCATCCGAAGCCGGTCGCCCGGCGCGCGATCTGACGGCGCAGGGGCTCCAGGCCGGTCGCCAGTTCGTATCTGGCGCTGTGGGTTGGGTTATTCCGCGCGATCCGGTTGATGATTTTGTTGAGCCTCGCGTTCGGATACAACGAAGGATTCGGCGACGCGGCGCCCAGTGGAACCATAGTGTGATCGCCGAGACACTTCACCACTTCATCCAGAACTCCGCTCACGCCAACGTCCGTGGGCACGCCGGCTTTGGGCTGGAACTCGGGCTCGGGCACGAGTTCCGCGTATGGCACCCTAACGTAAAAACCCGATTGGGGCCGCGGCTCGATCCAGCCCTGATTCTCCAGCCAGAAATACGCCTGCAGCACGGTCGAGACACTGACTCCCTGTTGGCGCCGCAAGCCGCGGATCGAGGGAACGCGATCGCCGGCCTGGAGGGCGCCTTTGCGGATCTGCTGCTCGATCTGGCGGGCGACTTTCAAATAGAGCGGTGGCTTCAGCGCTTGCATCGATTTCATAGGCCTACTGTACGCGCAAGCAGGGGCTTCGTACAGATTCAGAAATATGCGAATCGCAGGAGTACAGTTTCCGGTTGTACCCGCCGGCCCGCAGCAGACCTGAATCTGTTGCAAGCGGGGCGGCCCGCCTACGCTATCGTCATGATCACGAAAATCATAATTGCGGCAATGCTGGCACAGGTGTCCTTCGCATCCACAGATGTCGATGAACCTCGTATCCCGTTCAGTTTCGTGCGCGATTCTCTCGTGGTCATTCCGGTCATTTTGAATGGACACGGCGAGTACCGGTTTCTTCTGGATACGGGCGCGACGCACAGTATCCTCTCGAGCCGGGTGGCCGATCGGCTGAACATTCCGGCTGGGCGGAGTGAATTTCTAATTACGGCAGCGGGCAACGTGCCGGTCACCATTCGCACGATGGAGACAGTGCAGATCGGCGGCGTCCGCATCATGCAGATGCAGATTGCCGTCGCGGATTTTGAGCTGTTAAGGACGCTGCAGGTCGATGGGATCATCGGCGCGGATTATTTGAGGCGGTTCAAGGTCTCGATCGATTACGAGCACCGGGAGTTGAGTATCCGGCGCTAACCTGGAAAACGGGGAAATTAGCCGCAGATGACGCGGATGACGCAGATGGGGGCGCATCATGAAATTCGTTTTTGCGCCCCCATCCGCGTCATCCGCGTCATCTGCGGCTAATTTCCCCGTTTTCCTATCTGATGCGAATCGGCAGCGACATCGTTTCCGTAACGATCTGCTCGGTGACTTTTTCGAACGTGTCGATATCGAATGGCTGGCCGACGTGGTTTCCGGCGAGGTCTTCGATTCCGGTATTCACATTCAGATGATAATCGCCGGCCTTCCAGGCTTCACGCGGCGTAAAGCGCCACTCTGTTTCCTGCCGCGCAATCGACACGGTGCCCGTCACATTACCTTGCGGGCCTGAAATCTGGAGCATCCGTTGCAGCAGCGGATAATTCATCGGAGT
This DNA window, taken from Terriglobia bacterium, encodes the following:
- a CDS encoding TonB-dependent receptor — its product is MKLWSCLAKSLLILTLTLPAFAQSLSTGGQLSGTIFDPKGGVVPGAMITLHSEASAFEQSVVSDASGTYRFLFVPAGQYTISVQASGFSKLTGRGITVTVGQVANLPITLQLPGVNAEVTVTADASIIETQRTSLATTVDELRIDNLPINGRNYINFTLTNSQTARDTTPSIGAAPTSGLNIGGQRARANLVNVDGADATDNSVNGVRSTVSQEAVQEFQLITNGYAAEYGRASGGVVNIVTRSGGNAIHGTAFGYLRNRNIQAVNPFSTVPNPAYTRVQSGLTFSGPLKKDKTFYFFSFESTRRHETGFSSIGAANFGLTPLSLPGLGTLQVTPDQAAFIGANAAALALPSTNPANQFLSSYLFLAGASSAVATTGTQPIAFGGRQGFASTCTPQTPVCAPLPASFSSLNSDRGNFPVFEGTSIYSLRLDHHFDNSHQLTLRGGASPSTVTGIQVNAQGPSENFGQNSFSRTSQQTFRDASITAQYLWTISPSKVYELRFQYARRGLLYNFSPDPHGGDVAVNIPGFAFIGREPFSYVRRTEERYQVTDSLSWQHGHHTVKFGGDINHLPLAADFTVNFGGVYNFGQLAPGSFGLPSTFGGQAVPSFSPVQAYGLGVPQVFIQGIGNPHQAFSVTTYASFVQDSWRLRQNLTLNYGVRYDVELTPTFPAVNTISQNAQNALGIVKGVPQDTNNFAPRIGLAWDPGNNGKTVVRTSYGIFYDHPLLALIFNSAIADGAGTPQFAWTGGSPAPCTNSSAAAANVNATNIFQGLLGCLPASFGYLPNQQRFDSFLPNSIFVNENYLSAGIPLSILPFGLPTGKNFEYAYSQQANFSIERDLGHNFALDLAYSFNGGHHLNRPRDFNPPIYSALISNWQAAMSDPALTAAQKADFATNPLLVDQFGVSPTLGPYVAAAVTNFFRRSGANPTYCGAATNGVTCTGTILPPLAQQLVSAVETRYGLGLGVPVPFSGTTPNVSDGNSVYHGFTANLRKRFSNRWEMLGSYTWSHAIDDSTDLETPLSPQDNLHPSERSSSLFDQRHRFVWSAVYQSGKVTGNLHAVLSDWTVAPIFEISSGRPFAILTGSDTNFDFGANTDRPNVVSAGTATDSCGDAPVVSKYSPTGFFQASCFIDGTVPGNLGRNAGTKPHTIFTDMRVSRRLRISETVHADAILDVFNLINRFNVADVNPLYTQAGVPTSAFDPRQLQFALKLNW
- a CDS encoding branched-chain amino acid aminotransferase, with the protein product MAKAKIGKTPAAMISIQITKSTKPANKPDETALGFGQIFTDHWFRCDYQEGKGWHDARVEPYGELRLNPAAAVLHYAQEVFDGLKGFRGVDGKIRLFRPDMHVRRLNRSAERLCMPQLDPELALASIEKLVDIDRDWVPHNIGTAVYIRPTMVATEAFLGVRPAKSYTYFVILSPVGAYYSTGMAPVRLRVEERDVRAVEGGLGGAKAGANYAATLRAGERAKHDGFAQVLYLDGIHRRYLEEVGTMNIMVRIGDRIVTPPLGGTILAGVTRDSVLYLMRSWGMDVEERQISIDEVVEAHHQGALKEVWGTGTAAVISPVGELVYKDSALTIHNNATGELTQRLYDAIVRIQYGQAEAPAGWIVEV
- a CDS encoding PLP-dependent aminotransferase family protein, yielding MKSMQALKPPLYLKVARQIEQQIRKGALQAGDRVPSIRGLRRQQGVSVSTVLQAYFWLENQGWIEPRPQSGFYVRVPYAELVPEPEFQPKAGVPTDVGVSGVLDEVVKCLGDHTMVPLGAASPNPSLYPNARLNKIINRIARNNPTHSARYELATGLEPLRRQIARRATGFGCTFSPNDVIITCGGMEALNLAMRAVARPGEVLAIESPTYFGILHIIESLGMKAIEIPTHPRTGMDLDALSRAIRKHSVRACVTIANGHNPLGFILDDEYKKNLVALLTRHNVPLIEDDIYGDLAFNGTRPKTAKAFDSEGLVLLCSSFSKVLAPGFRIGWIEGGRYRDEVRRLKFINTLGSPSLPQLAIAEFIDSGGYDRYLRSLRQTLAQQVQRHSQAAARYFPEGTKISRPAAGHVLWVELPPAIDSWKLFRAAASQKISIVPGMTFSPTQRFGNHIRLSCGHPLNDSMERAIATLGKLCDKQM
- a CDS encoding retropepsin-like aspartic protease, whose translation is MITKIIIAAMLAQVSFASTDVDEPRIPFSFVRDSLVVIPVILNGHGEYRFLLDTGATHSILSSRVADRLNIPAGRSEFLITAAGNVPVTIRTMETVQIGGVRIMQMQIAVADFELLRTLQVDGIIGADYLRRFKVSIDYEHRELSIRR